ATGGCCAACTTCTTCCGGGGCTTCCGCCGTGACGCGCACCCGATGGCCATCATGTGCGGCGTGGTCGGCGCCATGTCCGCCTTCTACCACGATTCGACCGATATCGAGGACCCGCGCCAGCGGATGATCGCCTCCTACCGGCTGATCGCCAAGATGCCGACCATCGCCGCCATGGCCTACAAGTACTCCGTCGGCCAGCCCTTCATGTATCCGCTGAACAAGCTGAGCTACGCGCAGAACTTCCTGCAGATGACCTTCGGCGTACCGGCCGAGCCCTATATCGATAATCCTGTCCTCTCCAAGGCGATGGACAAGATTTTCATCCTGCATGCCGACCACGAGCAGAACGCCTCGACCTCGACGGTCCGGCTTGCCGGCTCGTCGGGCGCCAACCCGTTCGCCTGCATCGCGGCCGGTATCGCCTCGCTGTGGGGCCCTTCGCATGGCGGCGCCAACGAGGCGGTGCTGAACATGCTGGGCGAGATCGGCGATGCCAAGAACATCCCGGAATTCGTGAAGCGGGCGAAGGACAAGAACGACCCGTTCCGCCTGATGGGCTTCGGCCACCGGGTGTACAAGAACTACGACCCGCGCGCCAAGGTGATGCAGCAGACCTGCCACGAGGTGCTGAAGGAACTGGGCGTGAAGGACGAGCCGCTGCTCGACATCGCCATGGAGTTGGAGAAGATCGCGCTGGAGGACGAGTATTTCGTCGAGAAGAAGCTCTATCCCAACGTCGATTTCTATTCCGGCATCATCCTGAAGGCGATGGGCTTCCCGACCAGCATGTTCACCGTGCTGTTTGCCGTTGCGCGCACCACCGGCTGGGTGGCACAGTGGAAGGAGATGATCGAGGATCCCGTCCAGAAGATCGGGCGTCCGCGCCAGCTTTATACGGGCCACGATCACCGTCCTTACGTGCCGCTCTCGAAGCGCTGAGGACGGACCCTCAACAGCGACAGCAGCGGGAGGCACCGCACGCGTGCTTCTGGAACGGCGGAATAGGTCCGACAGGACCATTGGCATGCGGGGAAAGGGCGGAACGCCTTTTTCCCGCATCTTCGCCATCCGCCTGCGCCTGCCCGCCAACGATAATGCGCGGCCCGCCAGTAAAGGCATGTGGCCGCGCATTGCCGTTATGGGAACGGCGGCCCTGATGCTGGCCGCCGTCCTGTATATCTTCTGAAGCCTTATTTCTTCTCGATCAGCTCGACCTTGTAGCCATCGGGGTCCTCGATGAAGGCGATGACGCTGCCGCCATGCTTCATCGGCCCCGGCGGGCGCGGGATCTTCACGCCTTCCGCCGCCAGCTTCTCGCAGGTGCCATAGATATCGGGCACGCCGATCGCCAGATGGCCGAAGCCGGAGCCGATCGTGTAGGGCTCGGCCTGGTCCCAGTTATGGGTCAGCTCGATCACCGTATTGGCCTTCTCATCGCCATAACCCACGAAGGCCAGGGTGAAACGGCCGCTTTCGTAATCCGTCCGCCGCAGCAGGTTCATGCCCAGCAGGCGGGTGTAGAAGTCGATGGACTTGTCGAGGTCCAGCACGCGGATCATCGTGTGCAGCATGCGGAAACCGCTGGTATCCACTGCCGGACGCTCCGCTGTCATCGTCGAGGACATGGGACTCCCTTTCTGGTTTTCGGTTGAAAGTTCAGTTCCTAGATTTAGCGCATTCGCCAGCAATTGCGAGCAGCTTGTCGGCGATCCGCTGGCTGGGCGCGGTGTCGTTGCCGCCCAGCATCTCCTTCAGCCGGACGCCGGCTTCGACCTGCCGCGCCCGCGCCGCCGGATCGCTGAGCAGCGTTTCCAGCGCCGCCTCCAGGCGGTCGGCTGTGCAGTCGGCCTGGATCAGCTCTGGCACGATCTCCGCTTCCAGCAGGATGTTCGGCAGGGTATAGCGCGTCAGGCTGACCAACTGCCGCGCGATCCGGTAACTGACCGCGTTTACCTTGTAGGCGGCCACGGTCGGTATGCCGGCCAGCACCAGCTCCAGCACCGCCGTGCCGGCGGCGGACAGCGCCAGATCAGCAGCAGCAAACAGATCGGCCTTCTCATTGGCGCCATCGCAGAGCGTTACCGGAACCGGCCAGTTGGCCACAGCCTCCGATATCCGGTCGCGCAGCGAATCGACCGCCGGCAGTGCCACCCGCAGGCCGGGATGCCGCTGCGCCAGCCGGGCCACGGCCTCGGCGAAGGGCGGCAGCAGCCTGTCGATCTCACCACGGCGGCTGCCGGGCAGCACGGCCAGCAGCGTTGCATCGGCCGGAATGTCGTGCCGGGTGCGGAAGGCAGCACCATCGCCGGCCGGATTCTCGACAATGGGATGGCCGACATAGCTGGTCTCCAGCCCGTGCCGGGTGAAATAGGGCGGCTCGAACGGCAGGATCACCAGCAGATGGTCGAGGAATTTCGCGATCTTCTCCGCCCGCTTTGGCTTCCATGCCCAGACGGTGGGAGCCACCAGATGCACCAGCGGGATGCCCTGCCCGTGCAGCTTCTTCGCCACGCGGAAGCAGAAGCCGGGCGCATCGATGGTCAGCACCGCATCGGGGCGCGCTGCCTCGATGGCCTTCACCGTCTCGTCGATCCGGCGCAGCACGCGGGGAATATGCGGGATAACCTCCAGCAGACCCATGATGGCCAGTTCCCGCATCGGAAACAGGCTCTGCAGACCCTGCGCGGCCATCTCCGGGCCACCGATGCCGGCGATGCGGACATGGCCGTCTGTGGCCTGTTTCAGGCCCGCCATCACCTTTGCCCCCAGCGCATCGCCGGAATGCTCCCCGGCGATGATAAAGATCAGGGGGGCGGGCGCCTCGCTCATACTGCGTCTCCGCTGATCCCCTTCACGAACAGGCCCAGCCGGTTGGCGGTCTCGATCACCGCCGCGCGGTCCACGATCCAGGCACCGCCCGCATCCACGGCGATACCGGCGAGGCCGGCCTTCGCCGCCGCCTCCACCGTGGCCACGCCGATGGTCGGCAGATCGATGCGCTCATTCTGGCCGGGCTTGCGCAGCTTCACCAGCACGCCGCCGCCGCCATCACGACGCAGCGGTCCGACCCGAGCCAGCAGCGCGTCGGTGCCCTCAATGGCCTCAATGCCGAGGCATAGCCCCTGCTGCACCACCACACCCTGCCCGACATCGAGCGGTCCCAGCGCGCGCAAAATGGCCACGCCGCGCGCGATATCGGCCTCCGCCGCCGCATCGGCGCGGTGCCGGCCCAGGTAGCCGGCGCCGGCGAGCAGGCCGTCCAGCAGCCTGTCCGCGCGTTCCACGGTAAACCCCTCGCCTTCCAGAACCTTCACTACGGCCGAGAGCAGCGCATCGTCGCCGGCCAGGAACATCTTCGGCCCCATCTTGGCGATCAGCCGGGTCGCCGTCCAATCCGGCCTCAATTCGGCGAGCGAGGGCCGACGTACCGAGCCGGCGAAGACCAGCCGGCGCACGCCTTCGCGGCGTAGCGCGTCAAGAGCCGTGCCGACAGCACCCAGCCGGACGACGAGATGTGGCGTTCCGTCCAGCGTCTCCGGCTGTACCTGGCCTTCGAGGCCGATGATGAAGTACGGGTGACTACGGTCACGCAGCGTGGCGACAAGCTGGCCGGGAACGGTTCCGCCACCGGCCACGATGCCGATCTTGTCCGTTACCGGAGCGGCCTCATGCGTCGTCGCCGGACCGGGCATTGCCCTTCCCTTCCGCCTGCGGGCGGCAGAAGCCACGGGACGAATCCTGCTGCACGAACTCGACCAGCTCCCGCACCGCGGGATCGTCGGTATGGCGTGCCGCGACCTGCGCGATATGCTCGGCCCAGGTTCCGCCCTCGGAGAACAGCAGCGCATAGGCATCGCGCAACGCCTTGATGGTATCCCGGCCAAAGCCGCGGCGCTTCAGCCCGACGAGATTCAGGCCGGAAATCCAGGCCCGGTTCCCCATCACCATGGCATAGGGCACCACATCATGCTCGACACCGGTCATGCCGCCGACCATGACATGCCGGCCGATGCGGCAGAACTGATGAACCGCCGACAGCCCGCCCAGGATGGCGTGGTCCTCGACGGTCACATGCCCGCCCAGCGTGGCGTTGTTGGCCAGGATAACCCGGTTGCCGATGCGGCAATCATGGCCGACATGGCTGCCGACCATGAACAGGCAGCCATCGCCGATCTGGGTCAGCATGCCGCCGCCCTCGGTACCGGGATTCATGGTGACATGCTCGCGGATCGTGTTGTCCGCGCCGATCACCAGTTCCGACGGCTCGCCCTTGTATTTCAGATCCTGCGGCGCGCTGCCGATGGAGGCGAAGGGAAAGATGCGCGTGCGCGCGCCGATCCGCGTGCGGCCCGATACGGCGACATGGGAATGCAGTTCCACGCCGTCATCCAGCCGGACATGCGGCCCGACGACGCTGTAGGGACCGACGGAAACCCCAGCCCCCAGCTCTGCCTTGGGATCGACGATGGCGGTCGGATGAATCGCGGATGCGGAGGCGCCGGTCATCAATCGTCCATGATCATCGCGGTATAGGTTGCCTCGGCCACGGCGGCGCCATCGACCTTGGCGACGGCCGAGAATTTCCACACCGGGCCGCGGCTCTGTTCCTTGGTGACATGGATATGCAGCGTGTCGCCCGGCGTCACCGGCCGGCGGAACCGCGCCTTGTCCACTGACATGAAGTACACGAGCTTGCTTTCGGCCTCGGCACCCAGGGTGGCGACCACCAAAACGGCGGCGGTCTGGGCCATGGCCTCTACGATCATCACGCCCGGCATCACCGGACGGCGCGGGAAATGCCCGACGAAGAAGGGTTCGTTGATGGAGACATTCTTCACGCCGGTCGCCGATTCGTTCGGCACCACGTCGATCACCCGATCCACCAGCAACATCGGATACCGATGGGGAATCATCTCCATGATCCGCTCGACGCGAATCTCCTTCATCTCCTCCGCCACCCCTTTTGTGCCCGCGATATCATTCATTCGCCGTTGTCCTTATTAACCTGCCTTTTCTTAAGCATCAGCCGCTGCATGCCGACCAGGCGCCGCCATTCGCGGATCGGCATGGCCGGCGTGCCGCCGACGATGGCGCCGGACTCCACATCGTTGGTGATGCCCGTCTGCCCTGCCGCCACCACGCCGTCGCCGACCTTCGCATGGTTGGCGACGCCGACCTGGCCCGCGAAGGTCACGTAATTGCCAAGCCGCGCGCTGCCGGCAATGCCGTTCTGGGCGGCAATGATGCAGCCTTCGCCAATCTGGACGTTATGCGCGATCATCACGAGATTATCAATCACGGTACCGCGCCCGATGACGGTGTCCGGCCCGCTGCCGCGATCGACCGTCGCGTTCGCGCCGATCTCCACATCGTCGCCGATGAGGACACGCCCCAGATGCGGCACCTTCACGCGGCCGCTGGGGTCAAGGTCATAGCCGAAGCCGGTATTGCCGATCACCGCGCCGGCGGCGATCAGCACCCGGTCGCCGATCAGGCAGTAGCTGAGCGTGACATTCGCCCCGATGATGCAGTTCTCGCCCAGGGAGACGCCGCGCTCAATCACGCTGTTGGCGCCGATGCGGGTACCGGCGGCAATCGTGACGCCGGGGCCGATCACGACATGCGCCTCGATACGGCAGCCCGGGCCGATCTCCGCGCTGGGGTCGATGACGGCGCTGGGGTGGATACCGGAATCGGCTGCCAGTTCCGGGTGGAAGGCCGTAGCGATACGCGCGAAGCCGCGCCTTGGCTTGGCGCAGAGCAGGATCGCCATGCCGGATGGTGCCTTGTCGGCAAGCGCGGGCTCCACGAGGCAGGCGCCTGCCTTGGAGGCCTGGAAGGCCGGAACATATTTCCGGTTGCCCAGGAAGCTGATATGGGCCGCCCCTGCGGCCTCCAGCGTTGCGATATCCTCGATCAGCCGGCCGGGATCAGTGCCGGGCGCCAGTGTCGCCTCGGCGATCTCCGCCAGTTCCGCCAGGGGCTTGGGCGGTGCGGTATGGAAGAAGCGCGGATCGGCCATGCCTTCCGTCCCCTTACTGCTGCTGGATCGCGGGCAGCTTCACGGTGACGGAGGTCAGGCGCTGGTTCAGCCGGTTCAGCGCTTCCTCGGAAATGTCGATGGATTTTTCGGCCAGCACGATGGCCGACTTCGACAGCACGGCCGTTGCCTGCCGTTCCTTCGCGATATCGGCGACAATTTCCACCAGGGCAATACGGACCTGCTCCATCGCCTGCGCATAGCCTTCGTCAAGCTGGCGCTTGCGGGCCTGCACGGCGCGCTGGATTTCCGCCACGCGCTGCTCGAACTGCTGGCGACGCTGCTGGAACGCCTCCGGGGCCAGCACGGAACGCTGCTGCACCAGTTCCTGCTCCAGGGCACGCAATTCACGCTCCTGCTTGGAGATTTCCTCCTGATAGCGGGAACGCTGCGCCTCGATCTGATCACGCACCGTACGCGCCGCTTCCGAAGCCCGCAGCACCCCCTGCACATCGATGAAGGCGATGCGGGACTGGGGCAGCGGGTCCGCCGCATGAACCTGCGGCGGCAGCATGACCAGGGCACCACCCCCCAGGATCAGAACGCAGGCGATCCGACGGAAGGCAAGAAAACTAAGCATGATTAGAACCGTGTCCCGAAGCTGAAGCGGAAGATTTCGGTCTCGTCGAACTCTTCCTTGACCACCGGTGCCGCGAAGTCGAGCCGCAACGGCCCCATGGGCGATTCCCAAAGGAAGCTGACGCCGACGCTGGCGCGGATCGAATTCACGTCGGCGATGTTCGGTCCGGATGCCGCGACATCCCAGGCGGAGCCGAAGTCGCTGAACACGCCGCCGCGTACGCCCATCTCGCGGGGCAAACCCAGCGGGAACAGCAGTTCGACGCTGCCGGCGTAGTAATTCTCGGCACCCAGCGAATCACCCGTCGAGCGATCACGCGGACCGACGCCACCATACTCGAAACCGCGCAATTTGGCACCGCCCAGGAAGAAACGGTCGGCAATCAGGACTTCCTCATCGCCATAGGGCGTGACATTGCCGATTTCCGCATTGGTGGACAGGACCCAGGTTTCGCCCACCGGGAAGTAGTAGCCGCCCTGCAGGACGGTGCGGACATAGCGCGTATCGCCGCCCAGCGTCGCCACATCATTGTTCAGCGTGACGATATAGCCGTCGCGCGGATCGATCTTACTGTCGCGCTTATCGTAGGCGAGGCTGTTGCCGATGATCGAGCTGCTGGACTGCCCTTCCTGCGCCCGGATGAAGAACGAGGCCGTGTCAGGCACGTTGCGGATTTCAGTCTCGCTGTAGGTGTAGCGCACCGTGTGCCGCAGATCTTCCATCAGGCTGTAGGTAGCCCGCAGCGAGCCGCCGGTCCGGGCCAGATCGTAGGAAGCCTCGTCCTGATAGTCGGTGGTGACGCGGAACAGGTCGAAGCCCGCCGCCACGTCGCGATCCAGGAAATAGGGCTCGGTGAAGCGCAGGTCGATTTCCTGCCGGCGTGCCGACAGGGTGAAGCCCAGGCTCAGATCCTGACCACGGCCCAGCAGGTTGCGTTCGCGGATACGGATATCGCCCAGCAGCGCATCGCGCGTGGAGACGCCGAACCCGACGCTGAGTTCGCCGGTGGAGCGCTCCTCCACCGCGATCTCGATCTTCGACTTGTCGGGCGATGTTCCTTCCATCGTCTCCAGCGTCACATTGCTGAAGAAGTTCAGGTCGCGCAGACGCTGCTGCGAGCGCCGGATGCGCTGGGTGTTGAAGGCGTCGCCCTCGACCAGCCGCATCTCGCGGCGGATCACCTTGTCCAGCGTCCGGATGTTGCCCTTGATGTTGATCTCTTCGACGAAGACGCGCGGTCCCTCGCGCACGACCAGCGTCAGATCGACCTTGCGATCCTCGGCATGACGGTTGAGGCGCGGCTGGATATCGACGAAGGCATAGCCCAGATTGCCCAGCCGTTCGGTGATCGCATCGATATTGCGCTCGACCTTGCTGGCGTCGTACCAGTCACCTTCCTTCACCGTCAGCTGGGAGTCCAGCACGCTGGAATCCAGGCCCTTCAGCTGCGCGTCGATGCCAACCTTGCCGAAGCGGTAACGCTCGCCCTCCTCCACGGTGAAGGTGACGAAGAACCCCTTCTTATCGGGTGTCAGCTCGGCAATGCCAGAGAGCACACGGAAATCCGCATAGCCGTTGCGCAGATAATAGCGGCGCAGCAATTCGCGGTCGAAGGTCAGACGGTCGGGATCATAGGTATCATCGCCGGTAAAGAAGCGATACCAGGCAGATTCCTTGGTTGAAATGACATCCTGCAGGGCCCGGTCGCTGAACCGCTTGTTACCGATGAAGGAAATGCGGCGCACTTCAGTGCGCTCGCCCTCATTGATCTCGAAAACGAGATCGACACGGTTCTGGTCAAGCTGGATCACCTTCGGCTCGACCGTCGCAGCGAAACGGCCACTGCGCCGATAGACGTCGAGGATGCGCTGCACATCGTTCTGCACCTTGGTGCGCGTATAAACGACACGGGGGCGCAGCTGCACCTCCCTGGTCAGCGCATCATCCTCGATCCGTTTGTTACCCTCGAAGGCAATGCGGTTGATGATCGGGTTCTCGACGATCCGGACGATAAGCTCGTTGCCTTCGCGCCGCAGCGTGACATCCGCGAACAAGCCGGTCGCGAACAGCGTCTTCAGCGACTGATCAAGGGCGATGGCGTTGAACGGATCGCCGGGCTTGATGCTGAGGTAGGAGATGACCGTGCTTGGATCGATGCGCTGGCTGCCCTCGACCCGGATATTGGCGATGTTACCGACGCTCTGCGCCCTCACCGCGGGCGCGGCGAGCGCTCCGAAGAGAAGGATGCAGGCGACCAAGACAGCGTTGAATGAGCCTTTCGACACCGACAAACCCCGATCCTTCACGAGCAACCGACCTAGCTGAACAGCGAGCCAATGAAATCGACGACCCGAAGCTGGACCAGATCATTCCATGTGGCGAACACCATCAAGGCGATCACGAGGGTGAGGCCGACCATCGACGCATACTCCTGTACGCGCTGACCGAGCGGTTTCCCTCGCACCGCCTCAGCGGCGTAGAATAATAGATGCCCGCCGTCAAGGACCGGAATAGGAAAAAGGTTTATAAGACCAAGGTTTATCGACAGGATCGCCATGAACCAGATCAGCGGGACGATGCCGCCCTGGGCCACTTCGCCGGACATCTGGCCGATCCGCAGCGGGCCGCCCAACTCGTCCGCCGAGCGTGAGCCGACGATAATCTGGCCAACGGCCTTCAGTGTGGCGCCGGTCAGGAATACGGTTTCCTTCACAGCCTCCCAGGACGCGACCAGCGGGTTGTGCCGCACGGTCTGCATCTGGTTGCTCTGAATGCCGATCCGGCCGATCTGCCGCTCGTTTCCGAACCGGTCGGTCAGGGTGTGCGGCTCCGGCACCACCGACAGGCTCAGCGGCTGGCCGTCGCGCTCGACCGTAAGCGCGAGGGTCTGGCCAGGCCGGTCCTGCACATAGCGCTGCAGCTCCTCGAACCGGCTGATATCGGTGCCCTCGATGGCGCTGATCCGGTCGCCGGTGCGCAGACCGGCGCGTTCGGCGGCACTGCCGGCGACGATCTGATCGACCACGGCCGGCGTATAGGGTTGCCCCACGATGCTGTAGAGCCCTGCCAGCAGCAGGATGGCAAACAGGAAGTTCACGCCCGGCCCGGCGGCGACGATGGCGGCGCGCTGGCCAAGGCGCTTGTGGTGGAAGGAAACGGCGCGCTCCTCCGGTGTCATGTGCGCCACCGAGGCGTCCGGCGAGCTGGCCGGGTCCGCATCACCGTACATCTTCACATAACCGCCCAGCGGCACGGCGCTGATCTTCCAGCGTGTCCCGCTCTTGGCTGTCCAGCCATAGATTTCCGGCCCGAAACCGATCGAGAACACCTCGACCCGCACATCGTTCCATCGCGCGACCAGAAAGTGCCCCATCTCATGCACGAAGACGAGCACCGACAACACGAGGACGAAGGGCAGGACGTAGTCGACGAAGCCGGAAATCAAATCCATGAAACTACCTAGCAGGCTGCGGAACGCATATTATCGAATGTTATGATCGCCGTTGATCGGGGAGCGATCATTCTATCTGGCCACGCAGCGCTCGACGAGATTGCTGGCACGTTCCCGGCTACGCCGGTCCAGTTCCAGTATCTCGGCCAGGCTGGTCATTCGCCCGCCGTCAATGTCCGAAAGCGTCTCTTCCACGATGTCGGCAATATCGAGGAACCCGATACGGCGGTCGAGAAAATGCTGGACGGCAACCTCATTGGCGGCATTCAGGATAGTAGGGGCGCCTCCCCCGCTTTGCAAGGCAGCGCGAGCCAGTCGCAACGCAGGGAAGCGCTGCGGATCGGGCTGTTCGAAGGTCAGTCGCGACAACGCCGCGAGGTCAAGCCGCGCAGCCGGTGTGGCGATCCGCCGCGGCCAGCCCAGCGCGTAGGCAATCGGCGTTCGCATGTCCGGCGTGCCCAGCTGCGCCAGCACCGAGCCATCAATATAGCTGACCATGGAGTGGATGACCGACTGGGGGTGCACCAGCACATCGATCCGGCTTTCGGGCAGCGCGAACAGGTAATGCGCCTCAATCAGCTCCAGCCCCTTATTCATCATGGTGGCGGAATCGATCGATATCTTGGCGCCCATGTCCCAGTTCGGATGCGCCAACGCCTCGGTGGGCGTCATTTTCCGCATCTGGTCAAGACCGGCTTCGCGGAACGGACCGCCCGACGCCGTCAGGGTGATCCGTTCGATGCCGTCGCGCCGGTCGAAGTCGAAGACCTGATAGATCGCGCTGTGCTCGGAATCGACCGGCAGCAGGGTCGCGCCGCTGCGCTGCGTCTCGGCCATCACCAGATCGCCGGCACAGACCAGACATTCCTTGTTGGCAATCGCCACGATAGCGCCGCGCCGGATCGCCGCCAGCGTCGGCGACAGGCCGGCAGCGCCGACAATGGCGGCCATGACCCAGTCGGCCGGCCGCTCCGCCGCCTCGATCACGGCCTGCGGGCCAACGGCGAACTGAATGCCGGTTCCGGCCAGCCCGGCCTCCAGTTCGTCCTTTCCGGCGGGATCGGCAATCGCGACGAAAGCAGGCCGCAGGGCCAGCGCCTGCTTCAGGAGAAGTGCCACATTGCTGCCGGCGGTCAGGGCCTCAACGGTGAAGGAGTCCTGATCCCGCAGCAGCAGATCGACAGTGCTGCAGCCGACAGAACCCGTGCTGCCCAGCACGGTAACGCGGCGCGGGACCGTGGAAATTTGCGCTTCGTTCATCGCCATTGCAGCACGTTCATCCCCGTCAGCGAAATCAGGAGGGCCAGGGCCGGCAGGGTGAGCAGAAACCCGTCCAGCCGGTCGAACAGCCCGCCATGTCCCGGAATTAGTGTCCCGGAATCCTTTACATCGAAATGACGCTTAACGGCCGATTCGGCAAGGTCCCCGGCCTGTGCGACCACCGCCAGCACCGCCGACAGTGCCGCTACGGCGGCCACAGGCGCCCTGCCCTCACCCAGGAAAGCCAGGGTCGCGGCCAGCGCCCCGATGCCCGCCGCCGCTGTCATGCCGCCCAGCAGGCCGGCCCAGGTCTTCTTGGGGCTGACGGAGGGCAGCAGCTTCGGTCCGCCGATCAGCCGGCCGGAAAAATAGGCGCCGATATCGGTGGCGATTACCAGCGCGACCAGCCACAGCACCGTCTCCGCTCCCTGCGGTTCCTGCGCGCGCAGCCAGATGAGGCACAGCAACGGCAGCCCAAGCACAGGAAGCCCGACGGCATACCACAGGCCGGATCGTTTGCTGCCGTCACGGTCGAGCGCACCCACCAGGGCAAACAACGCGCCCGTCAGCAGGAGCAGATGAAGCAGGGCAATCGGCCAGCCCCCAATCAGCAGGGCAATGACCGGCTGCGGCGCGGCAAAGGCCAGTGCGCGTACCAGCCAGGGATGGCCGCGATAGCCGACCAGCCGCGCCCATTCAACGCCCATCAGGACAGAAATCAGAAGAACCAGGGCCAGCAGCGCATAGCCGCCGAGCCAGACCGCCGCCAGGGCCGGCGGGGCGATCACAGCGGCGGAAAGCGCACGCCGGGGCAGTTCCGAAAAGGAAGAGAATATGCTGCCGGCCACCGGCTCAGCCGACCGCGGTGCCAAAGCGCCGCTCCCGGCGATGGAACTCGCGGATCGCCTCTTCCAGATGCTCACGGCCGAAATCCGGCCAGAGGACATCGAGGAAAACCAGCTCGCTATAGGCGGTCTGCCAGAGCAGGAAATTGCTGATGCGCTTCTCGCCGCTGGTCCGGACCATCAGGTCCGGATCGGGAATACCGGAGGTTTCCAGCGCATCGGCGACCATCCCCTCGTCAATGTCGGCCGGATCGATCTCGCCTGCCGCGGCCTTCGCCGCAAGGGCCCGGGCAGCTTGGGCAATCTCCTGCCGGCCGCCATAGCTGAGCGCAATGGTCAGCACCAGCCCGCCATTGCCAGCGGTCAGCCGTTCCGCATTCTCGATCAGCGCCACAATGTCCGGCGCCAGCCGCGACCGGTCGCCGATCATGCGGAAGCGGACATTGTTGCCATGCAGTTCGGCAATCTCGCGGCGCAGGTAGAAGCGCAGCAGCCCCATCAGATCGTCGATCTCGCCCGCCGACCGCCGCCAGTTCTCGCTGGAGAAGCCGAACAGCGTCAGATAGCCGATCCCCAGCTCGCCAGCCGCACGCACGCTGCGGCGGACTGCCTCCGCCCCCTGCTTGTGGCCCAGGCTGCGCGGCTGGCCACGCGCCATCGCCCAGCGTCCGTTGCCATCCATGATGATGGCGACGTGCACCGGCGGTTCACGATCCTGGGTGTCTTCGAGGACGGCCATAATACGCCAGAACTTAAACCTGCATGATTTCTTTGTCTTTTACCGCCAGCGCCTGATCGACCTCGGCGATGGCGTCGTCGGTCATCTTCTGGATGTCTTTCTCGTACCGGCGATGCTCGTCCTGGCTGATCTCGCTGTCCTTCTCCAGCCGCTTCAGCAGGTCCATGCCGTCGCGCCGCACATTGCGGATCGACACGCGGGCCTGCTCGGCATATTTCGCCGCGACCTTCGTCAGCTCCTGCCGCCGCTCCTCGCTGAGGTCCGGGATCGGCAGGCGGATCACATTGCCTTCGGTCTGCGGATTGAGGCCAAGGCCGGCCTCGCGGATCGCCTTCTCCACCGCCTTGACCATGCTGTTGTCCCAGACCTGGACCGTCAGCATGCGCGGCTCCGGCACGCTGACCGAGGCCACCTGGTTCAGCGCCATCTGCGAGCCATAGGCATCCACGGTCACCGGTTCGACCAGACTGACCGAGGCGCGGCCGGTGCGCAGACCGCCAAATTCCTGCCGCAACACCTCGACAGCACCCTTCATCCGGCGCTGGATGTCCTTCAGATCAGGCTGTGCCACGTTAATCCTCCCACTTTATCGAAACCTGGATCGCCTTCC
This genomic interval from Oceanibaculum indicum P24 contains the following:
- the rseP gene encoding RIP metalloprotease RseP; the protein is MDLISGFVDYVLPFVLVLSVLVFVHEMGHFLVARWNDVRVEVFSIGFGPEIYGWTAKSGTRWKISAVPLGGYVKMYGDADPASSPDASVAHMTPEERAVSFHHKRLGQRAAIVAAGPGVNFLFAILLLAGLYSIVGQPYTPAVVDQIVAGSAAERAGLRTGDRISAIEGTDISRFEELQRYVQDRPGQTLALTVERDGQPLSLSVVPEPHTLTDRFGNERQIGRIGIQSNQMQTVRHNPLVASWEAVKETVFLTGATLKAVGQIIVGSRSADELGGPLRIGQMSGEVAQGGIVPLIWFMAILSINLGLINLFPIPVLDGGHLLFYAAEAVRGKPLGQRVQEYASMVGLTLVIALMVFATWNDLVQLRVVDFIGSLFS
- a CDS encoding OmpH family outer membrane protein — protein: MLSFLAFRRIACVLILGGGALVMLPPQVHAADPLPQSRIAFIDVQGVLRASEAARTVRDQIEAQRSRYQEEISKQERELRALEQELVQQRSVLAPEAFQQRRQQFEQRVAEIQRAVQARKRQLDEGYAQAMEQVRIALVEIVADIAKERQATAVLSKSAIVLAEKSIDISEEALNRLNQRLTSVTVKLPAIQQQ
- a CDS encoding 1-deoxy-D-xylulose-5-phosphate reductoisomerase, whose product is MAMNEAQISTVPRRVTVLGSTGSVGCSTVDLLLRDQDSFTVEALTAGSNVALLLKQALALRPAFVAIADPAGKDELEAGLAGTGIQFAVGPQAVIEAAERPADWVMAAIVGAAGLSPTLAAIRRGAIVAIANKECLVCAGDLVMAETQRSGATLLPVDSEHSAIYQVFDFDRRDGIERITLTASGGPFREAGLDQMRKMTPTEALAHPNWDMGAKISIDSATMMNKGLELIEAHYLFALPESRIDVLVHPQSVIHSMVSYIDGSVLAQLGTPDMRTPIAYALGWPRRIATPAARLDLAALSRLTFEQPDPQRFPALRLARAALQSGGGAPTILNAANEVAVQHFLDRRIGFLDIADIVEETLSDIDGGRMTSLAEILELDRRSRERASNLVERCVAR
- a CDS encoding phosphatidate cytidylyltransferase, producing MAGSIFSSFSELPRRALSAAVIAPPALAAVWLGGYALLALVLLISVLMGVEWARLVGYRGHPWLVRALAFAAPQPVIALLIGGWPIALLHLLLLTGALFALVGALDRDGSKRSGLWYAVGLPVLGLPLLCLIWLRAQEPQGAETVLWLVALVIATDIGAYFSGRLIGGPKLLPSVSPKKTWAGLLGGMTAAAGIGALAATLAFLGEGRAPVAAVAALSAVLAVVAQAGDLAESAVKRHFDVKDSGTLIPGHGGLFDRLDGFLLTLPALALLISLTGMNVLQWR
- a CDS encoding isoprenyl transferase, whose protein sequence is MAVLEDTQDREPPVHVAIIMDGNGRWAMARGQPRSLGHKQGAEAVRRSVRAAGELGIGYLTLFGFSSENWRRSAGEIDDLMGLLRFYLRREIAELHGNNVRFRMIGDRSRLAPDIVALIENAERLTAGNGGLVLTIALSYGGRQEIAQAARALAAKAAAGEIDPADIDEGMVADALETSGIPDPDLMVRTSGEKRISNFLLWQTAYSELVFLDVLWPDFGREHLEEAIREFHRRERRFGTAVG
- the bamA gene encoding outer membrane protein assembly factor BamA → MRAQSVGNIANIRVEGSQRIDPSTVISYLSIKPGDPFNAIALDQSLKTLFATGLFADVTLRREGNELIVRIVENPIINRIAFEGNKRIEDDALTREVQLRPRVVYTRTKVQNDVQRILDVYRRSGRFAATVEPKVIQLDQNRVDLVFEINEGERTEVRRISFIGNKRFSDRALQDVISTKESAWYRFFTGDDTYDPDRLTFDRELLRRYYLRNGYADFRVLSGIAELTPDKKGFFVTFTVEEGERYRFGKVGIDAQLKGLDSSVLDSQLTVKEGDWYDASKVERNIDAITERLGNLGYAFVDIQPRLNRHAEDRKVDLTLVVREGPRVFVEEINIKGNIRTLDKVIRREMRLVEGDAFNTQRIRRSQQRLRDLNFFSNVTLETMEGTSPDKSKIEIAVEERSTGELSVGFGVSTRDALLGDIRIRERNLLGRGQDLSLGFTLSARRQEIDLRFTEPYFLDRDVAAGFDLFRVTTDYQDEASYDLARTGGSLRATYSLMEDLRHTVRYTYSETEIRNVPDTASFFIRAQEGQSSSSIIGNSLAYDKRDSKIDPRDGYIVTLNNDVATLGGDTRYVRTVLQGGYYFPVGETWVLSTNAEIGNVTPYGDEEVLIADRFFLGGAKLRGFEYGGVGPRDRSTGDSLGAENYYAGSVELLFPLGLPREMGVRGGVFSDFGSAWDVAASGPNIADVNSIRASVGVSFLWESPMGPLRLDFAAPVVKEEFDETEIFRFSFGTRF